The Cannabis sativa cultivar Pink pepper isolate KNU-18-1 chromosome 8, ASM2916894v1, whole genome shotgun sequence genomic interval GTATTAATCCTTTTCTTcaaactacaatattaatttaataatataataaatgcaGATTGTAACCGAGATATGGGGCCACGTGTCAAAAGTGCGCAGTCATAACAGCGCGAATTCCATACTCGTTGACATAACAAGTAGCCGTTGGAACACAAAACACAACATTTCATttgtcttttttgtttttttaaatatatatttctcttCATCaacttttacttttatttttcgaaagtaTTTTCACACAAAAGAGTTGCCGACAATTATATCATAAATTTctccattaaaataaaaaactgttatttaatttttaatatatgaaAACAAACCAGAAACGGAAGCGTCGGTTAGTAAGCAAACGAGATGACACCTCAGTTCTCCTCTGtagttttatattatttattatcataAAGTTAATAATTCTCCATGCGTTTTCTTTTAATCTTACTTCAACGGACAGTGACAGGGCATGATCATAAACgactatatttaattatacgtgtacaataatagtataatatattaatactaATTAATGTATGTGTAAAGTATATACTATAAAGATCTATATACATCCCTGTTAATGGTTTTGATATAgctttttttagattctttgaGGCTCAAGGAAAATTGAGTTTCATCATCTCTTTATGTAGATAAAGTCTTACTTTGAGTTTGACTCAGATTGGACTTCACCCACTTAGTGATTACGAGTGACAGAGCTTCCTCTCTGAATCTGAGAGCTTGAGCCAAAAAGGTTTGTAATTTTCTCTTTTCGTTTGGGAAAATTCGAGGGATCTAATGTGGGTTATTTATTTGGTTTGTTTTCTGATGCAGTCTTTAGATATTTTGTGTTTATTATAGCTTAAACTATTTTGTAATTCTGGGAAAGCAATCTGGGGATGTTTTTAATGGGTCTCGTTCTATGTTTAGTTTGTCACTTGAATTTGATTTTCATTTAGAACTGCATTTACTTTTCTTGCAAAATGTATTTTGTTTCTACATGTCCCTGCTAGGAATTTTTGGCTTATCACTCATAAAAGAACTTAGTAATACATATAAAAGAATCTACCAAACCCTCTGCCAAAATGTCAAAAAGGAGCACTGTAAGTCAACAATTTTATCATGATTGATGAGCCATGTTTCGTTTACAATCTATCTGGGtgattttctattttctttgtttatttgttggcAGAGATGACTTTGGTTCATGTATCTACAAGAACCTTTATTATAAAAGTCAAAAAGAAGCaatatttaatcaaattttttaatatgacCAATGTGCAAAAATTGGTGAAGTTTTGAGTCTTTGCTGtttgtttcataattttcaaGCTCATTTCCATTTCCCTCTTTCTGTCTTCAGTTTACAGAAGAACCATTGAATTTCAAGTCCTTGAAGTGGAAAAATGGCTTCTCTAAATGATATAGCAGTTGGAGCAGCTATAAATATACTCAGTGCATTTGTTTTCTTCCTGATATTCGCCATACTCCGGATTCAACCGGTTAATGATAGGGTCTACTTTCCAAAGTGGTATCTTAAAGGGTTAAGGAACAGTCCGTTGCGTGCGGGTGCATTCATAAGCAAATTTGTCAATTTGGATTTCAGATCTTATGCCAGGTTTTTGAGCTGGATGCCTGCTGCATTGAAAATGCCAGAACCTGAGCTTATAGACCATGCAGGATTAGACTCTGCTGTTTACTTAAGAATTTACTTGATTGGGTAAGTTtgtttatttgatctaaatttaaGTATTTCTCATGCTCCTCAAATGCTCATTATTCCAGCTTTGTTGTTTTTCATCTCATTATTCCATTTTTTGAACTGCAGGCTCAAAATTTTTACTCCTATTGCCTGCTTGGCTTTTTCAGTCATGGTACCAGTCAATTGGACTAATGTCACCTTAGAGCGTTCCAATTTTACATATAGCGATGTAGATAAGCTTTCCATTTCAAATATTCCTCTTGGATCAAATAGGTaaaattcaattcaattataTATCATTTACACTTGTTTTAGAACTTCCCAACCTGCAATGACATCTAATTAGATATTTTCTGATGTTTTCTTTTATTGCATTTGTTGCAGATTTTGGACACATTTAGTCATGGCTTATGCTTTTACATTCTGGACTTGCTACATATTAAAAAGTGAGTATGAAACGGTTGCATCAATGAGGCTTCATTTCCTTGCATCAGAACAAAGGCGGCCCGATCAGTTCACAGTATGCCTTCGCTTTGAATAATCAAGCTAGTATAGTATGCCAGTTATTTCAATCTAAAATGCCATTGAAAACCAGTTTTCTCTCAGTATACTGCTAAAGGTTGAGTTTAACTTTTTTTGTTGTAGGTACTTGTTAGAAATGTTCCACCAGATCCTGATGAATCAGTAAGCGAGCTAGTCGAACACTTTTTCTTGGTCAACCATCCAGATCAATATCTTACTCACCAGGTTCGATTGTCGTGTATTTATTCACATAAGTAGTTTACAAAACTGTGGTGTGCATGAGTACTTTTCCACACCTTTCTTCTTTCCAATTTGCAGACTGAGTTTTTGATTTTTATATACAGTTTCTAACATTAAGCACTGTCAATGATATCTTTTCAAGATAAACAGTAGTTTTGTGGATGGTAATTTAATGTACTAATTAATTCCCTAGTCATTTACAATTCCTGTACAGCACTGTTAAATGAACTTTAACAATAATTGCAGTTTGTTATGTGCTGAATTATTTTGCATACAGGTTGTTTGTAATGCAAACAAGCTTTCTAGTTTagtgaaggagaagaagaaagtGCAGAATTGGCTTGACTTTTATCAGCTTAGATACCTTAGAAATCAATCCAAGAGGCCAATTGTGAAGGTACTGTATTGGAAAGAAAATAGCTGATTTTTCTCAGTTCATAAGTTTTGTTTGATAAATGCTATATGACATTTTTCTGTGTCTAATTCATGACAAATTATTTTTAAGCAGACTGGTTTTCTTGGTCTTTGGGGAAAAAAAGTGGATGCAATTGACTTTTACACATCCGAAGTTGACAGGCTATCTAGTGAAGTAAGAAACTATCCTCAAGCTTCTTAATGGCCCTTGTTTAGATTTCATTGCATATTATATATTCTGATCTTAAATTGTTAAAACACTCGTACCTACTTTTCCAAcatcatttaaatattttccaTGATATATATCCAAAGCTGTTTAAGATACATGCACAACACTGATTTATCATACTTTTCAACTTTGTTTTCCTTTCAAATTTAGTTTCTGAATAGGAATAATTGTGCATTGCACTGAGATTCAAAATCATTGAACAAGCCtgattttctatttttcaaatgaaCATCAGATGtcttttgagagagagaggatttCAAAGAATCCTAAGTCTATAATGCCAGCAGCTTTTGTGTCGTTCAAGTCTCGATGGGGTGCTGCTGTTTGTTCACAGACTCAACAATGCAGAAATCCAACCATGTGGCTGACCGAATGGGCTCCAGAACCCCGTGATATTTATTGGGATAATCTGGCAATTCCATATGTTTCACTCACAATTAGGAGGCTTATTGCTTTGGTTGCCTTCTTCTTTCTGACCTTTTTTTTCATGATCCCCATTGCCTTTGTACAATCCCTTGCAAATATAGAAGGTATTGAGAAAGCAGTCCCATTTCTGAAGCCCATAATTGAATTGTGAGTACCTTTTTTTTTGTTGCTCCTATGGTTTTCAAATTGTCACTGAGAGAGAGTTTTCAAATTGAGTACTGACATCATCCATTTTATGCAGGAAATTTATAAAGTCAGTTATACAAGGTTTCCTTCCCGGAATTGCTTTGAAGGTTTTCCTGATGTTTCTACCCTCAATATTGATGTTCATGTCAAAGTTTGAAGGATACAGCAGCATATCAAGTCTCGAGAGAAGATCTGCTACTCGATATTATATTTTCCAGTTTATAAATGTATTTCTTGGGAGCATAATCACTGGAACTGCATTTCAACAGCTGGATAGTTTTATGCATCAATCTGCAAATGAGTACGTACCAACCAACCCCACACAcctttgtttattttatatatatccaTTGCACAAATTAATGGTTACTCTACCCTGTGTAGGATTCCAAAAACAATTGGTGTCTCTATTCCAATGAAGGCAACGTTTTTCATAACCTATATTATGGTTGATGGGTGGGCTGGAGTTGCCGGGGAGATTCTTAGGTTGAAACCTTTAATTATGTATCACTTAAGGAATTTCTTCTTGGTGAAGACTGAAAAGGACAGGGAAGAAGCAATGGACCCTGGAAGCCTTGAGTTCAACACAGGAGAACCTCGAATTCAACTTTACTTCTTACTTGGTCTTGTTTATGCAGTTGTGACACCATTCCTACTTCCTTTCATTATCATATTCTTTGCTCTGGCATACGTTGTATATCGTCATCAGGTTAGTTTGACAACTTACAAAGATTAAGAGtttcttatataattatattgttTTAAGAAGTTATCTAACTTGAATTCTTGCATGATCTTAGATTATAAACGTCTACAATCAAGAGTACGAAAGTGCTGCAGCTTTCTGGCCTGATGTCCACGGCCGCATAATAACTGCACTTATAGTGTCACAACTGCTTCTAATGGGATTGTTAAGTACAAAAAATGCTGCTCAATCAACTCCATTACTCATAACACTCCCTGTGTTAACCATATGGTTTCACAGGTTCTGCAAAGGCCGGTATGAACCCGCTTTTATCAGACATCCCTTGCAGGTTGGTTGTTTTTCAAGTCATTTACATGGCATTTCATATTGCATATTTCTGAATTCCACAAAGTTAGATACATAATCTTGTTCATTCTTTTGGCTTGGGGTTTTCAGGAAGCAATGATGAAAGACACACTGGAACGTGTAAGAGAGCCAAACTTGAACATGAAAGCCTTCCTTCAAAATGCTTATGTTCATCCAGTTTTCAAGGGCGGAGATGATGGTAGTGAAAGTGAGGTGTCTTTAGAAGACTTAATGGAAGAGCCTGCAATGGTGCCTACGAAGCGTCACTCGCGTCGAAATACACCAATGCCTAGCAAACAGAGCGGTTCATTAACTAAAGTTGATGAGGATTATTAAACTTGTTACTATCTCTGTatatttttcatctctttttcCTCCCTCTTTTGGCATTGTAAATTCGCAGAATAGTTTAGAGGAGTTCACAGTGTAGTGAAATTGAAATGATACCAAGATTTTTAGGTAGGAGTGTTAAAGAAGCTCTTGTTGAAAATAGATtttgaactatttttttttcttttgctcatttcattaatttttttgaagttCCATTTTTTCCCTATGAATTTGTATTAATCACAAATTgcatttccatatattatactGAAGAGATAAAAATGACAAAACTCAACAGTACTGTCTACACAGTACTCAGTACTAAACAACATGAATTTGCTCGGTGCTTGGATCAATTTTCGTACTTAGCaagtatattataataataccATCCATGGTTAGAGATCAATTTGgacgaaaattattaattataatttggatttttgggttgaaattttgacatgtaaCCGCTTCTTGAATTTTgcaaattgttaaaaaaaaaaaaaaaaaaattaaactattaaaattaTTGGATTCAaaaattttgtcaaattttactagctaaataaaaatttaaataaatactaaatattaaaatttaggtgcataattttcaaaatttaaatataaaaattcgaAACTTTAGTACACGAAAATTACGTgttattaaacttataaaattagATAGAAATGAGATTTTGAAAGGAGAAACAAATTGTGAAGCAtgatgtaaaattaattaattaggttGTAAACAGAATTTTCAATCATAACTAGAAAAATTTCTAAAGACATTACGTCTCCCTGGGGGCGATCGATCTTAACCCAATTTTGCTTAGCCGCAGAAGGGACACACTTTTCTGTTTAACTTTTCTTCTCATCCAAACAACCCAATTTTCCACTTTCATATTCGAATTATTGTTTAATATATTTGAGTGGACGGTGACAGAAGAAGAGACAAAGAGACAGCCTAGTCCAAACTCCACGCTCCAGTTGATCCGATGGGGCCAAATGCCTGGACGATCCAACGCGGTTCAACGATCTGACTCTTACTCGGGCCCCACCGACGGCGCCATTATTCATAGGAGAACAAAACACAAACACAAGAGAAGCTTCTTCCCTCTCTGCTCTGCTTTTGCCGGTTAAGATGGATGAGGTCATCACGGCTGCCGATGCCACCACAACGGCTTCGCCCAATAACCTTCTCCCTTACAATCTTCCTCTATTC includes:
- the LOC115701267 gene encoding calcium permeable stress-gated cation channel 1 gives rise to the protein MASLNDIAVGAAINILSAFVFFLIFAILRIQPVNDRVYFPKWYLKGLRNSPLRAGAFISKFVNLDFRSYARFLSWMPAALKMPEPELIDHAGLDSAVYLRIYLIGLKIFTPIACLAFSVMVPVNWTNVTLERSNFTYSDVDKLSISNIPLGSNRFWTHLVMAYAFTFWTCYILKSEYETVASMRLHFLASEQRRPDQFTVLVRNVPPDPDESVSELVEHFFLVNHPDQYLTHQVVCNANKLSSLVKEKKKVQNWLDFYQLRYLRNQSKRPIVKTGFLGLWGKKVDAIDFYTSEVDRLSSEMSFERERISKNPKSIMPAAFVSFKSRWGAAVCSQTQQCRNPTMWLTEWAPEPRDIYWDNLAIPYVSLTIRRLIALVAFFFLTFFFMIPIAFVQSLANIEGIEKAVPFLKPIIELKFIKSVIQGFLPGIALKVFLMFLPSILMFMSKFEGYSSISSLERRSATRYYIFQFINVFLGSIITGTAFQQLDSFMHQSANEIPKTIGVSIPMKATFFITYIMVDGWAGVAGEILRLKPLIMYHLRNFFLVKTEKDREEAMDPGSLEFNTGEPRIQLYFLLGLVYAVVTPFLLPFIIIFFALAYVVYRHQIINVYNQEYESAAAFWPDVHGRIITALIVSQLLLMGLLSTKNAAQSTPLLITLPVLTIWFHRFCKGRYEPAFIRHPLQEAMMKDTLERVREPNLNMKAFLQNAYVHPVFKGGDDGSESEVSLEDLMEEPAMVPTKRHSRRNTPMPSKQSGSLTKVDEDY